Proteins from a genomic interval of Yarrowia lipolytica chromosome 1E, complete sequence:
- a CDS encoding uncharacterized protein (Compare to YALI0E23243g, similar to uniprot|P32867 Saccharomyces cerevisiae YPL232w SSO1 syntaxin-related protein), with the protein MSNYNYGDAQNPYGDPYGGEGHAPHNPYEQPDAANSYELEAVGANPYGESRDSVLDGPSSTNVAGTQGRGNRALNEPAHPVESSHYERDSTYGVAPQTTDYSAAPPAAQSAPATKPSMVAAAGGGSSSARKPYKGGNDMGAFFEEVDDIKKSLLQYDENIDTIETLHKRSLNEISEEQGSYTQDQIQSLSNESMSLSQSLKDRIKNLQKYSSGDSTKKTQAENLKRQFMSSIQRYQTVEATYRQKYREQAERQYRIVQPEATDAQVKAAIDDAQGEQIFSQALMTSNRRGEAQTALSEVQNRHREIQKIEQTMAELAQLFHDMEILVAEQEAPVQHIDNQTQAVQTDIEQGLGHTNKAVIKARALRKKKWWCLLIVICILGISLGVGLGVGLNNN; encoded by the coding sequence ATGTCCAACTACAATTACGGAGACGCCCAAAACCCCTACGGGGACCCCTACGGAGGCGAGGGCCACGCGCCCCACAACCCCTACGAGCAGCCCGACGCTGCCAACTCGTACGAGCTCGAGGCGGTGGGCGCCAACCCTTATGGCGAGTCGCGAGACTCCGTGCTGGACGGCCCCAGCTCCACCAACGTTGCTGGCACCCAGGGCCGAGGTAACCGGGCCCTGAACGAGCCCGCCCATCCCGTCGAGAGTTCCCACTACGAGCGAGACTCCACCTACGGAGTTGCGCCCCAGACCACCGACTACAGCGCCGCCCCTCCTGCTGCCCAGTCTGCTCCGGCTACCAAGCCCTCCATGGTGGCTGCGGCCGGCGGaggctcgtcgtcggctCGAAAGCCCTACAAGGGCGGTAACGACATGGGCGCCTTCTtcgaggaggtggacgacATCAAAAAGTCGCTGCTGCAGTACGACGAAAACATCGACACCATCGAGACGCTGCACAAGAGATCTCTCAACGAGATTTCCGAGGAGCAGGGCTCGTACACGCAGgaccagatccagagcctgTCCAACGAGTCCATGTCTCTGTCACAGTCGCTCAAGGACCGCATCAAGAACCTGCAAAAGTACTCGTCCGGCGACTCCACCAAAAAGACCCAGGCCGAAAACCTCAAGCGTCAGTTCATGAGCTCCATCCAGCGATACCAGACCGTGGAGGCCACCTACCGACAAAAGTACCGGGAGCAGGCCGAGCGACAGTACCGTATTGTGCAGCCCGAGGCGACCGACGCCCAGGTCAAGGCCGCCATTGACGATGCCCAGGGCGAGCAGATCTTCTCACAGGCCCTCATGACCTCCaaccgacgaggagagGCCCAGACGGCGCTGTCCGAGGTGCAGAACCGACACCGggagatccagaagatcGAGCAGACCATGGCCGAGCTGGCCCAGCTCTTCCACGACATGGAGATTCTGGTggccgagcaggaggccCCCGTGCAGCATATCGACAACCAGACACAGGCCGTGCAGACAGACATCGAGCAGGGTCTGGGAcacaccaacaaggccGTCATCAAGGCCCGAGCCCTGCGAAAGAAAAAGTGGTGGTGTCTGCTCATCGTCATCTGTATCCTGGGTATTTCTTTGGGTGTGGGTCTGGGTGTGGgtctcaacaacaactaG
- a CDS encoding uncharacterized protein (Compare to YALI0E23265g, similar to uniprot|P40066 Saccharomyces cerevisiae YER107c GLE2 required for nuclear pore complex structure and function): MSSVFGSARTTSGFGGLTQTSSAGTVQDMANDPTLANPPEDSVSDICFSPQAEFLSVASWDKKVRIYEVSPQGQSRGVALYDHQAPVLSTHWSLDGTKVASGGCDNAVRVFDMQSQQAQQVGQHESSVRCVRFVAAGPSDTPILASAGWDKKLHYWDLRTPNPVSTIALPERAYSMDTSKQLLVVATAERHILAINLSNPGAVAKTLQSSLKFQTRVVSCWPAGDGFAVGSIEGRCGIQYVDDTQAKNKNFSFKCHRQTPNPSKNEVDIYAVNAISFHPQEGTFCTAGADGSLTFWDKDSRHRLKGYPQLGCTIPATAFNRDGSIFAYAQSYDWSKGHSYNNKDIPHTVRFHQTKAEEVKAKPKRR, translated from the coding sequence ATGTCTAGCGTGTTTGGAAGCGCAAGAACTACTTCGGGTTTCGGCGGCCTGACCCAAACGTCCTCGGCCGGCACGGTCCAGGATATGGCCAATGACCCCACTCTAGCCAATCCGCCGGAGGACTCTGTGTCCGACATTTGCTTCTCTCCACAGGCCGAGTTTCTGTCGGTGGCGTCGTGGGACAAAAAGGTGCGCATCTACGAGGTGTCTCCGCAGGGCCAGTCAAGGGGAGTGGCTCTCTACGACCACCAGGCGCCAGTGCTGTCCACCCACTGGTCTTTGGACGGAACCAAGGTGGCGTCTGGAGGCTGTGATAACGCCGTGAGGGTGTTTGACATGCAATCGCAACAGGCGCAGCAGGTCGGCCAGCACGAGTCGTCCGTCCGATGCGTGCGATTCGTCGCCGCTGGACCTTCAGACACACCTATTCTGGCATCCGCAGGATgggacaagaagctgcacTACTGGGACCTGCGAACTCCCAACCCCGTGTCCACCATTGCGCTGCCCGAGCGGGCGTACTCCATGGACACgtccaagcagctgcttgttgTGGCGACCGCTGAGCGACACATTCTGGCCATCAACCTCAGCAACCCCGGAGCCGTGGCCAAGACGCTGCAGTCGTCTCTCAAGTTCCAGACCCGTGTGGTCTCCTGCTGGCCCGCCGGCGACGGCTTTGCCGTGGGCTCTATCGAGGGCCGATGCGGCATTCAGTACGTGGACGACACACAGGCTAAGAACAAGAACTTCTCGTTCAAGTGCCACCGACAGACCCCCAACCCGTCAAAGAACGAGGTCGACATCTACGCCGTCAACGCCATCTCGTTCCATCCTCAGGAGGGTACTTTCTGCACGGCCGGTGCAGATGGATCGCTCACCTTCTGGGACAAGGACTCCCGCCACAGACTCAAGGGCTACCCACAACTAGGATGCACCATTCCCGCCACAGCCTTCAACCGCGACGGCTCTATATTCGCGTACGCACAGTCGTACGACTGGAGCAAGGGCCACTCATATAACAACAAGGACATCCCCCACACGGTGCGGTTCCACCAGACaaaggccgaggaggttaAGGCCAAGCCCAAGCGAAGATAG